In [Leptolyngbya] sp. PCC 7376, a genomic segment contains:
- a CDS encoding DUF3146 family protein produces MLPETTAHVRILQQSWQQGKIIGEVRAGAYEWTFHWHFRQGKLRVHPSLGRALIFEPLGRFLEHSDYHLEPGGDYQFMLRTRL; encoded by the coding sequence GTGTTACCTGAAACGACCGCCCATGTCCGTATTTTGCAACAGTCTTGGCAACAAGGGAAAATCATCGGTGAAGTCCGTGCTGGCGCCTATGAGTGGACTTTCCACTGGCATTTTCGGCAAGGAAAATTGCGGGTGCATCCTTCCTTAGGACGCGCATTAATCTTTGAGCCTCTCGGGCGTTTTTTAGAGCATAGTGATTATCACTTAGAGCCAGGAGGAGATTATCAGTTTATGCTGCGGACTCGTCTGTAA
- a CDS encoding adenylate/guanylate cyclase domain-containing protein, which translates to MRIRQKTLLLISTLLVSLIAVLYGSLSAILGGSFAELEEKDTERNVQRVKEALYEEIEQLSVSVYDYAAWDDTYDYVIGENPEYPEVNLIEESFAGLKINAIALLDNNAKVIFGTGFNRESEEKTELPPGLKNQFTKGNPLVTHANDESEVTGILMLKDKAILVASQPILTSEGTGPGRGTFLLGRFLDGDRIEALSTRTKLELKFYPLGAAAPLDETLTTITERLTASDDGIEIRPVDGDTIHGYGLIRDLNGQPALLLKVIIPRDIHQQGQKSLFYLVVSLSGVGIIFGVVILIVLEKFILKRVTNLSAEVETIGSQNNLALRVKESGKDEISALASSINIMLEQIEVGAKQLAVEQEKAERLLLNILPEPIAEQLKHSQDAIAEHFDEVTILFADIVGFTPLSAKLGPIELVNLLNRVFSTFDHYAERLGLEKIKTIGDAYMVAAGLPLPRRDHAEAIAEMALAMQQAVTELQNELNEDVKIRIGINTGVVVAGVIGTRKFIYDLWGDSVNVASRMESSGEPGSIQVTASTYELLRKKYVLKHRGQVKVKGKGEMDTYWLLGRKRQTKARVRVKAGLAATRR; encoded by the coding sequence ATGCGTATCCGTCAGAAAACTCTGCTTCTCATTAGTACGCTGCTAGTCAGTCTCATCGCGGTGCTCTATGGTAGTCTCTCCGCAATTCTTGGCGGTAGTTTTGCAGAATTAGAAGAAAAAGATACGGAGCGCAATGTCCAACGAGTTAAGGAAGCACTCTACGAAGAAATTGAGCAGCTGAGTGTTTCTGTCTATGATTACGCGGCTTGGGATGATACTTACGATTATGTGATTGGCGAGAATCCTGAATATCCTGAGGTGAATTTGATTGAGGAGTCCTTTGCCGGTCTGAAAATTAATGCGATCGCCCTCTTGGATAACAACGCCAAAGTGATTTTTGGCACAGGATTTAATCGCGAATCAGAAGAGAAAACGGAATTACCACCAGGACTAAAAAATCAATTTACTAAAGGCAATCCCCTAGTCACTCATGCCAATGATGAGAGTGAAGTTACCGGGATTTTGATGCTCAAGGATAAAGCGATTTTGGTAGCATCACAGCCCATTTTAACTAGTGAAGGAACAGGCCCTGGTCGCGGAACATTTCTCCTCGGGCGCTTTCTTGATGGCGATCGCATTGAGGCTTTATCAACTCGAACCAAACTCGAACTTAAATTTTATCCCCTTGGGGCAGCCGCTCCTCTTGATGAAACTTTGACCACTATTACTGAGCGCCTGACAGCGTCTGATGATGGCATTGAAATTCGTCCTGTCGACGGTGACACCATTCATGGCTATGGTCTGATCCGAGATCTTAATGGGCAACCTGCCCTGTTACTTAAGGTGATTATTCCGAGAGATATCCATCAACAAGGCCAAAAAAGTCTTTTTTATCTCGTCGTATCCCTGAGTGGCGTTGGCATTATCTTTGGGGTTGTGATTTTGATTGTCCTCGAAAAATTCATTCTCAAACGGGTTACCAATCTCAGTGCTGAAGTCGAAACCATCGGCAGCCAAAACAATCTCGCCTTGCGAGTGAAAGAGTCAGGGAAAGATGAGATTAGTGCTCTAGCAAGCAGCATCAATATCATGTTGGAGCAAATTGAAGTTGGTGCTAAACAGTTGGCAGTCGAGCAAGAAAAAGCCGAAAGATTACTGCTCAATATTTTGCCGGAACCAATCGCCGAACAACTTAAACACAGTCAGGATGCGATCGCCGAACATTTTGATGAAGTGACGATCCTCTTTGCTGACATTGTTGGTTTTACGCCGTTATCTGCAAAGCTTGGCCCGATTGAATTGGTAAATCTTCTGAATCGTGTCTTCTCAACTTTTGATCACTATGCAGAGCGACTCGGCCTCGAAAAAATCAAAACCATTGGTGATGCCTATATGGTGGCAGCTGGTCTACCTCTACCCCGACGAGATCATGCCGAGGCGATCGCCGAAATGGCTTTAGCGATGCAGCAGGCTGTAACCGAACTTCAAAATGAACTCAATGAAGACGTCAAAATCCGGATTGGTATCAATACAGGCGTTGTCGTTGCAGGTGTAATCGGCACCAGAAAATTCATTTATGACCTCTGGGGAGATTCTGTGAATGTAGCTAGCCGTATGGAGTCTTCTGGCGAACCTGGTAGCATTCAAGTCACCGCTTCAACCTATGAGCTACTCCGCAAAAAATATGTTCTCAAGCACCGTGGTCAAGTGAAGGTGAAGGGGAAAGGCGAAATGGATACCTATTGGCTTCTCGGCCGCAAACGCCAAACAAAGGCAAGAGTGCGTGTGAAAGCTGGTCTAGCTGCAACTCGCCGTTAA
- a CDS encoding ABC transporter ATP-binding protein — translation MNQASILQIEDLCKVFATNQTPALSHINFRLQQGEILGLLGPSGCGKTTLLRLIAGFETPTEGHIALNNQIVSAPDCNTPPERRNTGMVFQDYALFPHFNIADNIAFGLRHRHQKLSKPAIKQRIEETLALVGLAGLEKRYPHELSGGQQQRIALARALAPRPALILLDEPLSNLDVQVRHHLRQEIRQIIKASGISAIFVTHDQEEALAISDRIAVMRAGKMEQLGTPEEIYTRPSSRFVAEFVTQANFLPAKICGDTWETEIGKFRVAAVVPHTNDAEGELMVREEELDLIPHEEAPVVVRERQFLGREYRYCLQTDSGKYLHARTGIQTMVPVGSRVEVKVQNEKPHFFLAR, via the coding sequence ATGAATCAAGCTTCCATCCTACAGATTGAAGACCTTTGCAAAGTTTTTGCGACAAATCAGACACCTGCTCTCAGTCACATCAACTTCAGACTTCAACAAGGGGAGATTCTCGGTTTATTAGGGCCATCCGGTTGTGGCAAAACAACATTACTCAGACTCATTGCAGGTTTTGAAACACCAACAGAAGGACATATCGCTCTAAACAACCAGATTGTGAGTGCTCCAGACTGTAATACCCCCCCCGAACGACGCAACACAGGCATGGTATTTCAGGATTATGCCCTTTTCCCTCACTTCAACATTGCCGATAATATTGCCTTTGGCCTCCGCCACCGCCATCAAAAATTATCAAAACCCGCCATCAAGCAACGCATTGAAGAAACGTTAGCGTTGGTTGGCCTTGCCGGTTTAGAAAAGCGATATCCCCACGAGCTTTCTGGCGGCCAGCAGCAACGTATTGCCTTGGCTCGTGCCCTCGCCCCACGACCCGCTTTAATTCTGCTAGATGAGCCATTAAGTAATCTTGACGTTCAAGTGCGCCATCACCTGCGCCAGGAAATTCGCCAAATTATTAAAGCCTCAGGAATCTCTGCGATTTTCGTGACCCATGATCAAGAAGAAGCCCTTGCTATCTCAGACCGCATTGCTGTGATGCGTGCCGGAAAGATGGAGCAGTTAGGTACCCCCGAAGAAATTTATACGCGACCGAGTTCTCGTTTTGTTGCAGAGTTTGTTACCCAAGCGAATTTTCTGCCAGCTAAAATTTGCGGCGATACTTGGGAAACAGAAATTGGAAAGTTTCGAGTTGCAGCAGTTGTACCTCACACAAATGATGCAGAAGGCGAATTAATGGTACGAGAAGAGGAACTGGACTTAATTCCTCACGAAGAAGCGCCAGTTGTGGTTAGAGAACGACAGTTTTTAGGGCGAGAATATCGCTATTGTCTTCAGACAGACTCTGGCAAATATCTTCATGCCCGCACAGGAATTCAAACGATGGTACCTGTAGGTTCACGCGTTGAAGTGAAGGTGCAAAATGAAAAGCCACATTTTTTCCTTGCCAGATAA